A genomic region of Parambassis ranga chromosome 7, fParRan2.1, whole genome shotgun sequence contains the following coding sequences:
- the dnajc5aa gene encoding dnaJ (Hsp40) homolog, subfamily C, member 5aa isoform X2, with the protein MAEQQRQRSLSTAGESLYHVLGVEKVATPDDIKRSYRKLALKFHPDKNPDNPEAADKFKEINNAHAILNDPTKRNIYDKYGSLGLYVAEQFGEENVNTYFVLSSWWAKALFVLCGLATGCYFCCCLCCCCNCCCGRCKPRPRDGQEQDFYVSPEDLEAQLQSDERGEDEE; encoded by the exons AtggctgagcagcagaggcagcgcTCCCTGTCCACCGCCGGTGAGTCTCTCTACCACGTGTTGGGAGTGGAGAAGGTGGCCACACCGGACGATATAAAGCGATCTTACAG GAAACTGGCGTTAAAGTTCCACCCTGACAAGAACCCTGACAACCCAGAGGCAGCGGATAAGTTCAAGGAGATAAACAACGCCCATGCAATTCTGAACGACCCCACCAAGCGTAATATTTACGATAAATATGGCTCTCTGGGACTTTATGTGGCGGAGCAGTTTGGAGAGGAGAATGTTAACACTTACTTTGTCCTTTCAAGCTGGTGGGCGAAG GCTCTGTTTGTATTATGCGGCCTGGCTACCGGCTGTTACTTCTGTTGCTgcctgtgttgctgctgtaactgcTGCTGCGGGAGATGTAAACCACGGCCTAGGGACGGCCAGGAACAGGACTTCTACGTGTCCCCCGAGGACCTGGAGGCGCAGCTGCAATCTGATGAGAGAGGTGAGGACGAAGAAT AG
- the LOC114438581 gene encoding tumor protein D54-like isoform X4 has translation MSRQGYSGVSSSVYYSTRLTGNGCSPAELTDVDIDNLRFELAKVEDEIQTLRQALLARETYAADIRRQLGMGPLSNIKQNLSKGWQEVQTSTPYVRTREGLSHAGHVTSAALSNVGVAITRRLGEMSHTIPVPSMRHSNTFKSLEEMVGNVKDKVTGSLSNNEDVSGFDRRTSRHST, from the exons ATGAGCCGACAAG GTTATAGTGGGGTTTCTTCATCTGTGTATTACTCTACAAGACTAACAGGGAACGGATGTTcacctgcagagctgacagacgTGGACATAGACAATCTACGCTTCGAACTTGCAAAG GTCGAGGATGAAATTCAGACCTTGAGGCAGGCGCTTTTGGCCAGAGAAACATATGCAGCAGACATCAGGAGGCAGCTGGGAATGGGTCCTCTCAGTAACATCAAACAGAACCTGTCTAAAGGCTGGCAAGAAGTGCAGACCTCAACACC ATATGTGAGGACACGGGAGGGTCTGTCTCACGCAGGTCACGTGACATCTGCTGCGCTGTCCAACGTGGGCGTGGCCATCACCAGGAGGCTGGGAGAGATGAG CCACACCATACCTGTGCCGTCTATGAG ACATTCAAACACCTTTAAGTCTTTAGAGGAGATGGTTGGCAATGTGAAG GATAAGGTGACTGGCAGCCTGTCAAATAACGAGGACGTTTCTGGGTTTGATAGAAGGACCTCACGCCACAGCACATGA
- the LOC114438581 gene encoding tumor protein D54-like isoform X2: MSRQGYSGVSSSVYYSTRLTGNGCSPAELTDVDIDNLRFELAKVEDEIQTLRQALLARETYAADIRRQLGMGPLSNIKQNLSKGWQEVQTSTPYLTASATLGDISHSSVYVRTREGLSHAGHVTSAALSNVGVAITRRLGEMSHTIPVPSMRHSNTFKSLEEMVGNVKDKVTGSLSNNEDVSGFDRRTSRHST, encoded by the exons ATGAGCCGACAAG GTTATAGTGGGGTTTCTTCATCTGTGTATTACTCTACAAGACTAACAGGGAACGGATGTTcacctgcagagctgacagacgTGGACATAGACAATCTACGCTTCGAACTTGCAAAG GTCGAGGATGAAATTCAGACCTTGAGGCAGGCGCTTTTGGCCAGAGAAACATATGCAGCAGACATCAGGAGGCAGCTGGGAATGGGTCCTCTCAGTAACATCAAACAGAACCTGTCTAAAGGCTGGCAAGAAGTGCAGACCTCAACACC ATATCTCACAGCCTCCGCCACTCTGGGTGACATCAGCCACtccagtgt ATATGTGAGGACACGGGAGGGTCTGTCTCACGCAGGTCACGTGACATCTGCTGCGCTGTCCAACGTGGGCGTGGCCATCACCAGGAGGCTGGGAGAGATGAG CCACACCATACCTGTGCCGTCTATGAG ACATTCAAACACCTTTAAGTCTTTAGAGGAGATGGTTGGCAATGTGAAG GATAAGGTGACTGGCAGCCTGTCAAATAACGAGGACGTTTCTGGGTTTGATAGAAGGACCTCACGCCACAGCACATGA
- the LOC114438581 gene encoding tumor protein D54-like isoform X1 produces the protein MSRQGYSGVSSSVYYSTRLTGNGCSPAELTDVDIDNLRFELAKVEDEIQTLRQALLARETYAADIRRQLGMGPLSNIKQNLSKGWQEVQTSTPYLTASATLGDISHSSVYVRTREGLSHAGHVTSAALSNVGVAITRRLGEMRALPLPSPPRHTIPVPSMRHSNTFKSLEEMVGNVKDKVTGSLSNNEDVSGFDRRTSRHST, from the exons ATGAGCCGACAAG GTTATAGTGGGGTTTCTTCATCTGTGTATTACTCTACAAGACTAACAGGGAACGGATGTTcacctgcagagctgacagacgTGGACATAGACAATCTACGCTTCGAACTTGCAAAG GTCGAGGATGAAATTCAGACCTTGAGGCAGGCGCTTTTGGCCAGAGAAACATATGCAGCAGACATCAGGAGGCAGCTGGGAATGGGTCCTCTCAGTAACATCAAACAGAACCTGTCTAAAGGCTGGCAAGAAGTGCAGACCTCAACACC ATATCTCACAGCCTCCGCCACTCTGGGTGACATCAGCCACtccagtgt ATATGTGAGGACACGGGAGGGTCTGTCTCACGCAGGTCACGTGACATCTGCTGCGCTGTCCAACGTGGGCGTGGCCATCACCAGGAGGCTGGGAGAGATGAG AGCTCTGCCTCTTCCAAGTCCACCTCG CCACACCATACCTGTGCCGTCTATGAG ACATTCAAACACCTTTAAGTCTTTAGAGGAGATGGTTGGCAATGTGAAG GATAAGGTGACTGGCAGCCTGTCAAATAACGAGGACGTTTCTGGGTTTGATAGAAGGACCTCACGCCACAGCACATGA
- the dnajc5aa gene encoding dnaJ (Hsp40) homolog, subfamily C, member 5aa isoform X1, with product MAEQQRQRSLSTAGESLYHVLGVEKVATPDDIKRSYRKLALKFHPDKNPDNPEAADKFKEINNAHAILNDPTKRNIYDKYGSLGLYVAEQFGEENVNTYFVLSSWWAKALFVLCGLATGCYFCCCLCCCCNCCCGRCKPRPRDGQEQDFYVSPEDLEAQLQSDEREAGGDPIVLQPSATETTQLTSDGHYSYNTDFN from the exons AtggctgagcagcagaggcagcgcTCCCTGTCCACCGCCGGTGAGTCTCTCTACCACGTGTTGGGAGTGGAGAAGGTGGCCACACCGGACGATATAAAGCGATCTTACAG GAAACTGGCGTTAAAGTTCCACCCTGACAAGAACCCTGACAACCCAGAGGCAGCGGATAAGTTCAAGGAGATAAACAACGCCCATGCAATTCTGAACGACCCCACCAAGCGTAATATTTACGATAAATATGGCTCTCTGGGACTTTATGTGGCGGAGCAGTTTGGAGAGGAGAATGTTAACACTTACTTTGTCCTTTCAAGCTGGTGGGCGAAG GCTCTGTTTGTATTATGCGGCCTGGCTACCGGCTGTTACTTCTGTTGCTgcctgtgttgctgctgtaactgcTGCTGCGGGAGATGTAAACCACGGCCTAGGGACGGCCAGGAACAGGACTTCTACGTGTCCCCCGAGGACCTGGAGGCGCAGCTGCAATCTGATGAGAGAG AGGCTGGTGGTGACCCTATAGTGCTGCAACCATCAGCAACAGAGACAACCCAGTTAACATCGGACGGGCACTACTCCTACAACACTGACTTCAACTAA
- the ppdpfa gene encoding pancreatic progenitor cell differentiation and proliferation factor A — MAAIPSSGSLIATHDYYRRRIGSTSSNSSCGSAEYTGEVIPHHPGLPRQDSGHWWTSFFFGKQNQPGMQNGSENQRNGTYTVANGQVTCIAREMVLNRQLSETSEKSEPTSRPPASA, encoded by the exons ATGGCAGCAATTCCATCAAGTGGCTCCCTTATCGCCACCCATGATTACTACAGAA GGCGCATTGGGTCTACCTCCAGTAACAGCTCTTGTGGTAGTGCCGAGTACACAGGAGAGGTCATTCCACACCATCCAG GACTTCCCAGACAGGACTCTGGCCACTGGTGGACTTCATTTTTCTTCGGGAAACAGAACCAGCCCGGCATGCAGAATGGATCTGAAAACCAAAG gaatgGAACCTACACAGTGGCTAATGGTCAGGTGACCTGCATCGCCAGGGAAATGGTTCTGAACAGACAACTCAGCGAAACCAGTGAAAAGTCTGAACCCACATCCCGTCCACCGGCCTCCGCCTAG
- the LOC114438581 gene encoding tumor protein D54-like isoform X3 — MSRQGYSGVSSSVYYSTRLTGNGCSPAELTDVDIDNLRFELAKVEDEIQTLRQALLARETYAADIRRQLGMGPLSNIKQNLSKGWQEVQTSTPYVRTREGLSHAGHVTSAALSNVGVAITRRLGEMRALPLPSPPRHTIPVPSMRHSNTFKSLEEMVGNVKDKVTGSLSNNEDVSGFDRRTSRHST; from the exons ATGAGCCGACAAG GTTATAGTGGGGTTTCTTCATCTGTGTATTACTCTACAAGACTAACAGGGAACGGATGTTcacctgcagagctgacagacgTGGACATAGACAATCTACGCTTCGAACTTGCAAAG GTCGAGGATGAAATTCAGACCTTGAGGCAGGCGCTTTTGGCCAGAGAAACATATGCAGCAGACATCAGGAGGCAGCTGGGAATGGGTCCTCTCAGTAACATCAAACAGAACCTGTCTAAAGGCTGGCAAGAAGTGCAGACCTCAACACC ATATGTGAGGACACGGGAGGGTCTGTCTCACGCAGGTCACGTGACATCTGCTGCGCTGTCCAACGTGGGCGTGGCCATCACCAGGAGGCTGGGAGAGATGAG AGCTCTGCCTCTTCCAAGTCCACCTCG CCACACCATACCTGTGCCGTCTATGAG ACATTCAAACACCTTTAAGTCTTTAGAGGAGATGGTTGGCAATGTGAAG GATAAGGTGACTGGCAGCCTGTCAAATAACGAGGACGTTTCTGGGTTTGATAGAAGGACCTCACGCCACAGCACATGA
- the LOC114438510 gene encoding glucose-induced degradation protein 8-B homolog, whose product MMSYAEKPEDITKEEWMEKLNNVHIQRADMNRLIMNYLVTEGFKEAAEKFRMESGIEPSVDLDSLDERIKIREMILKGQIQEAIALINSLHPELLDTNRYLYFHLQQQHLIELIRLRETESALEFAQTQLAEQGEESRECLTEMERTLALLAFDNPEESPFGDLLNMMQRQKVWSEVNQAVLDYENRESTPKLAKLLKLLLWAQNELDQKKVKYPKMTDLSTGTIEDPK is encoded by the exons ATGATGAGTTATGCTGAAAAGCCAGAAGACATCACAAAAGAAGAGTGGATGGAAAAATTAAACAATGTGCATATACAGAGGGCGGACATGAATCGGCTCATCATGAATTACCTGGTTACAG AGGGTTTCAAAGAGGCAGCAGAGAAATTCCGTATGGAGTCTGGTATCGAGCCCAGTGTGGACCTGGACTCTTTGGATGAAAGGATAAAGATCAGAGAGATGATCCTGAAGGGACAGATACAGGAAGCTATTGCACTCATCAACAGCCTACACCCGGAGCTGCTCGACACCAACCGATACTTGTATTTTCACCTGCAG CAGCAACATTTGATTGAGTTAATCAGGCTAAGAGAGACTGAGTCAGCACTGGAGTTTGCTCAGACACAACTGGcagagcagggggaggagagCCGAGAGTGTCTGACAGAGATGGAGCGAACacttgccctcctggcctttgaCAACCCAGAGGAGTCACCCTTTGGAGACCTCCTTAACATGATGCAGCGGCAAAAG GTGTGGAGTGAGGTGAACCAAGCTGTGCTGGACTATGAAAACAGGGAGTCGACGCCCAAACTGGCTAAACTCCTGAAGTTACTGCTGTGGGCTCAAAATGAGCTGGACCAGAAGAAGGTGAAATATCCCAAAATGACTGACCTTAGCACAGGTACCATCGAGGACCCCAAGTGA
- the nol4la gene encoding nucleolar protein 4-like: protein MATKKACVDAPKRSRSPAVLEAEMFSEFQDWCLRTYGDSGKTKTVTRRKYNKIMQTLLQNDESDGVYVDNSHINAKFKFWVKSKGFQVGTNVLGEHNKKGAPGKPVLYVPVKSTCSDGNSAQENSSLKRVAVVEDFFDIIYAMHVEMGADPGRAPKHAGQKKTYKAIAETYAFLPREAVTRFLMSCGECQKRMHINPSTAEFKENDRPTSLVPDLIDYNMPLTATYLKQMKLQCMTTTERDDSSVSSEDMNNAEPTWVAAEQPAVPEPSPPNGERVSNPTAPTIKEEDDDDSSESSGANGLPALTSPEVLAVGGNPPDGGASYGEVTENGLSAPLDFSTTSSSSCSEDQQPVNLSDRLLPVGSSPPNSYPGDPNRKYPIKTEFPNKSPPYSSGSYDSVKTELSMSVEDLTSGRAQMIDDDDDDHDDHDDSDKINDAEGMDPERLKAFNMFVRLFVDENLDRMVPISKQPKEKIQAIIESCSRQFPEFQERSRKRIRTYLKSCRRMKKGGFEIRPTPPHLTSAMAENILAAACESETRNAAKRMRLDVYQATDEPISVDKPSSRDPASVTPSGFAIASAAFAQDQLYTNGGLNYNLRGYGTVGSNQQNSGAAQTNGPTDLSMKSVGPNSSSSSSNSHGQGGGGGGASAQLSPPEVTAVRQLIAGYRESAAFLLRSADELENLILQQN from the exons ATGGCAACGAAAAAGGCGTGCGTGGATGCGCCCAAAAGGAGCCGGAGTCCGGCCGTGTTGGAGGCAGAGATGTTCAGTGAATTTCAAGACTGGTGTCTCCGGACTTATGGAGACTCTGGTAAAACAAAAACCGTCACCCGGCGAAAATATAACAAAATCATGCAGACACTGTTGCAGAACGACGAGTCGGACGGCGTTTATGTCGACAACAGCCACATCAATGCCAAATTCAAATTTTGGGTGAAGTCTAAAGGATTTCAGGTCGGAACCAACGTCCTGGGAGAGCACAACAAGAAAGGAGCTCCAGGGAAACCCGTCCTATATGTCCCGGTCAAGTCAAcg tgttcagATGGGAATTCGGCCCAGGAGAATTCCTCCTTGAAGCGTGTAGCTGTGGTCGAAGACTTCTTTGACATCATCTATGCCATGCATGTAGAGATGGGAGCTGATCCTGGCAGAGCACCCAAACATGCAGGCCAGAAGAAGACCTACAAGGCT ATAGCAGAGACCTACGCCTTCCTGCCCAGAGAGGCGGTGACACGGTTCCTAATGAGCTGTGGAGAGTGTCAGAAGAGGATGCACATTAACCCCAGCACAGCAGAGTTCAAAG AAAATGACAGACCAACCTCTCTGGTCCCGGACCTCATCGACTACAACATGCCTCTCACTGCCACCTACCTGAAACAAATGAAACTGCAGTGCATGACGACCACTGAAAGG GATGACAGTTCGGTGAGCAGCGAGGACATGAACAACGCCGAGCCCACGTGGGTCGCAGCTGAGCAGCCTGCAGTGCCTGAACCGAGTCCACCTAACGGGGAAAGGGTCAGCAACCCGACAGCACCCACCATTAAAGAAGAGGACG ATGACGACTCCTCAGAGAGCAGCGGTGCCAACGGGCTGCCGGCCCTGACCTCCCCGGAGGTGCTGGCTGTGGGTGGGAACCCCCCAGATGGTGGGGCCTCTTATGGGGAGGTGACAGAGAACGGGCTGAGCGCTCCCCTGGACTTCAGCACCACCTCGTCCTCGTCCTGCTCAGAGGATCAGCAGCCGGTCAATCTGAGTGACAGACTGCTGCCCGTAGGCAGCTCACCCCCAAACTCCTACCCTGGAGACCCGAACAGGAAGTACCCCATCAAAACAGAGTTCCCCAACAAG tCTCCTCCTTACAGCTCAGGAAGCTATGACTCTGTGAAAACTGAACTGAGCATGAGCGTCGAGGACTTGACCTCCGGTCGGGCACAgatgattgatgatgatgatgatgatcatgacGACCATGATGACAGTGACAAGATCAATGATGCTGAGGGAATGGACCCAGAGAGACTTAAAGCCTTCAAT ATGTTTGTGCGTCTCTTTGTGGATGAAAATCTGGACCGCATGGTGCCCATCTCCAAACAGCCAAAGGAGAAGATCcaggccatcattgagtcctgTAGCCGCCAGTTCCCAGAGTTCCAGGAGCGCTCCCGAAAGCGCATCCGCACCTACCTCAAATCCTGTCGCCGCATGAAAAAAGGCGGTTTTGAG ATACGACCAACACCTCCTCACCTCACCTCTGCCATGGCTGAGAACATCCTTGCCGCCGCCTGTGAGAGCGAAACCCGAAATGCTGCCAAGAGGATGCGGCTCGATGTCTACCAGGCGACG GATGAGCCTATCTCTGTTGACAAACCCAGCTCGAGGGACCCGGCCTCTGTGACCCCATCGGGCTTCGCCATTGCCAGTGCAGCTTTTGCCCAGGACCAGCTCTACACCAATGGAGGCCTCAACTACAACCTGCGGGGGTATGGGACTGTTGGAAGCAACCAGCAGAACTCTGGTGCTGCACAAACCAACG gTCCCACCGATCTGAGTATGAAGTCCGTCGGACcgaactcctcctcctccagctctaaCAGTCACGGTCAGGGAGGTGGTGGCGGCGGAGCATCAGCCCAGCTTAGCCCCCCAGAGGTGACGGCAGTGAGGCAGCTCATCGCAGGTTACCGGGAGTCGGCGGCCTTCCTGCTCCGCTCCGCAGACGAGCTGGAAAACCTGATCCTGCAACAGAACTGA